A stretch of Imperialibacter roseus DNA encodes these proteins:
- a CDS encoding ABC transporter permease yields the protein MLKNYFKIALRSMTRQKLFSFVNIAGLSLAMSVSLLLITIIYNQYNYDRFHAGADRIYRIESFNPNAPRIFAGTASSPLPFKKAMVDQYAYFEAYTNMRFDLGREVQTGEKILDLKSLLVDDEFFDVFSFPMIEGNTETALNEPFSVVLTTETAEKFFGEKDTYLGLILDYTGVGPFKITGVVDMEGIKTHMKFDALASMSTLNSMSEGGPFEDKKNDNWQNLWVGYNYFKLNPGVDPNQVATTVASLAEENIEWAEDRQPYTFGVAPVTKIAMGNLYGNELGFYIPSIVLAFFGFLALVVMVTALFNYTNLSLAKSLTRAREIGIRKVSGATRRQVIHQFVIESVIMAMLSLILSVGILKVMIPAFNGLEIFTLAELSVDFSYGAFPYFVGFSVFVGLIAGVFPALFLSKFSPIQALKGYHGVSGGAGKRGFRSNFSFKKVLMIVQFGLSIFMIISILVMREQTSLMVNSEYGFNEENLLVVELQGSKPEIVAAELSKNPAVTAYTFSSHNPAVGRSHGADFQRDMEDERFGLNHFSVDENYISTFGITLLAGRDYAPGDGEGTEKFIILNETAVKTVGFETPHEAIGQEIILDKENRLQIIGVVKDYHFEPLMKSIEPMALRFMPDNYENINLKITSANVPSVISDLQEAWKSIDSKRDLKYSFLDQEMDHFYFFLGDITSIVTAVSLFAIFISCLGLLGMVSFHLQTKVKEIGIKKVLGATTQYLIISLTRQFSMVIIISVVVFVPIAVLVSDLWLNLMATRVSIGFGVIVMALLIVGCLGLVTIVSQVIKAATANPVNALRNE from the coding sequence TGCTTATCACCATCATTTACAATCAGTACAACTACGACAGGTTTCATGCCGGCGCTGACCGTATTTACAGGATAGAGAGCTTTAACCCCAATGCGCCCCGTATTTTCGCAGGAACTGCCAGCAGTCCGTTGCCGTTCAAAAAAGCGATGGTTGATCAGTATGCCTATTTTGAGGCATACACAAATATGCGATTTGATCTCGGCCGGGAGGTGCAAACGGGCGAAAAGATACTGGATTTAAAGAGTCTTCTTGTTGATGACGAGTTTTTTGATGTCTTCTCTTTCCCTATGATCGAAGGCAACACGGAAACGGCACTCAATGAGCCTTTTTCTGTGGTGTTGACGACTGAGACTGCCGAGAAATTTTTTGGTGAAAAAGATACCTATCTCGGACTGATACTTGACTACACGGGCGTTGGTCCCTTCAAAATCACCGGAGTTGTTGATATGGAGGGAATAAAAACGCACATGAAATTTGATGCGCTTGCTTCAATGAGCACACTCAACTCGATGTCTGAGGGTGGCCCATTTGAAGATAAAAAGAATGATAACTGGCAGAACTTGTGGGTAGGCTACAATTATTTTAAGCTAAACCCTGGTGTAGACCCCAACCAGGTAGCGACAACCGTGGCCAGCCTCGCTGAAGAAAACATTGAATGGGCTGAAGACAGACAACCCTACACATTTGGGGTGGCTCCGGTAACAAAAATTGCCATGGGGAATTTGTACGGCAATGAGCTCGGGTTTTACATACCCAGCATTGTGCTGGCGTTCTTTGGGTTTCTTGCTCTTGTGGTAATGGTAACTGCCCTGTTCAACTACACAAATTTATCGCTGGCAAAATCACTGACCCGGGCACGGGAGATTGGTATTCGCAAAGTGTCGGGCGCCACCCGGCGTCAGGTGATTCATCAGTTTGTCATCGAATCCGTCATCATGGCCATGCTGTCACTCATTCTTTCAGTGGGTATTCTTAAAGTGATGATCCCCGCCTTCAATGGACTGGAGATATTTACTCTGGCAGAACTGAGTGTTGATTTCTCTTACGGCGCTTTTCCTTACTTCGTTGGCTTTAGTGTATTTGTTGGACTTATAGCGGGTGTTTTTCCTGCTCTTTTCCTTTCAAAGTTTAGCCCCATTCAGGCATTGAAAGGCTACCATGGGGTTTCGGGAGGTGCAGGTAAGAGGGGATTCAGGTCGAACTTCTCTTTCAAAAAAGTGCTGATGATTGTTCAGTTTGGCCTATCCATCTTTATGATCATCTCCATCCTTGTGATGAGGGAGCAAACCAGCCTGATGGTAAACTCTGAGTACGGATTCAATGAGGAGAACCTGCTGGTGGTGGAGCTGCAGGGCAGCAAACCGGAGATAGTAGCAGCTGAGCTTAGTAAGAATCCGGCTGTTACTGCCTACACTTTTTCGTCCCACAACCCTGCCGTTGGCCGTTCGCATGGTGCCGATTTTCAAAGAGATATGGAGGATGAGCGATTCGGGCTCAATCACTTCTCTGTCGACGAGAATTATATTTCCACTTTCGGGATTACGCTTTTGGCAGGACGAGACTATGCGCCTGGGGACGGCGAAGGCACAGAGAAATTCATCATCCTTAATGAAACCGCTGTAAAAACGGTCGGCTTTGAAACACCCCATGAAGCCATCGGACAGGAGATTATTTTGGATAAAGAAAATCGGTTGCAGATAATTGGCGTGGTGAAAGACTACCATTTTGAGCCGTTGATGAAATCCATAGAGCCGATGGCTCTGCGGTTCATGCCGGATAATTATGAGAACATTAACCTTAAAATTACTTCTGCCAATGTGCCATCGGTGATAAGTGACTTGCAGGAAGCGTGGAAGTCGATAGACAGCAAAAGAGATTTGAAGTATAGTTTTTTGGATCAGGAAATGGATCATTTTTACTTCTTTCTCGGTGATATCACGTCAATCGTAACTGCTGTCTCACTCTTCGCCATCTTTATTTCCTGCCTTGGGTTGTTGGGCATGGTGAGCTTCCATCTTCAAACAAAAGTGAAGGAGATTGGCATCAAAAAAGTGCTTGGTGCCACCACTCAATACCTCATCATATCACTCACCCGCCAGTTTTCCATGGTAATTATCATTTCGGTGGTGGTGTTTGTGCCCATTGCCGTGCTGGTCAGCGATTTATGGCTGAACCTGATGGCTACCAGAGTATCGATTGGGTTTGGCGTCATAGTGATGGCTTTGCTCATTGTTGGTTGTCTTGGCCTGGTTACTATTGTTTCTCAGGTGATAAAGGCAGCTACGGCCAATCCGGTGAATGCGCTTCGAAATGAATAA
- a CDS encoding DUF3109 family protein, which produces MILVENAVISDDIKEQLFVCDLTKCKGACCVEGDLGAPLEEDELQQIDSILDEVKPFMSDAGVKAIEKSGAYLLDEEGDFSTTTINNKECAFAIYDERGILKCAIEQAWLAGKTKWRKPISCHLYPIRISKYDNYDALNYHRWQICAPACDHGKELGVPVYKFLKEALIRKYGEAWYQQLVEEIEG; this is translated from the coding sequence ATGATATTGGTAGAAAACGCCGTCATCTCTGACGACATCAAAGAGCAGTTATTTGTTTGTGACCTTACCAAGTGCAAAGGCGCTTGTTGCGTAGAAGGCGACCTGGGGGCTCCTTTAGAGGAAGACGAACTTCAGCAAATTGATAGCATTTTGGATGAAGTGAAGCCTTTTATGTCCGATGCTGGGGTGAAGGCCATTGAGAAAAGTGGGGCTTACCTGCTCGACGAGGAGGGTGACTTTTCCACCACTACTATCAATAATAAGGAATGCGCCTTTGCTATCTATGACGAAAGAGGCATTTTAAAATGCGCCATTGAGCAAGCCTGGCTGGCAGGAAAAACAAAGTGGAGAAAACCTATTTCTTGCCATTTGTACCCAATAAGGATATCGAAATACGATAACTACGACGCCCTCAACTACCACCGCTGGCAAATATGTGCGCCTGCCTGTGACCATGGCAAGGAGCTGGGTGTGCCTGTCTACAAGTTCTTGAAAGAGGCGCTGATCCGCAAATACGGAGAGGCCTGGTATCAGCAGCTGGTGGAAGAAATCGAAGGCTGA
- a CDS encoding amidohydrolase family protein, protein MKPLKFIFLFLFVFFIFSCGTDPNVGEGYDYAITNVNLITMTSDKVVTGQVVYVKDGVIQKIVNEKHFMPSQAATIIDAKEAYLVPGLTEMHAHIPPPGPGPDKTLETLFLYLSQGVTTIRGMLGHPEHLKLREQVMAGEILGPRIFTSGPSFNGNSVPTGASAVKLVKEQKEMGYDFMKLHPGIKLSVFDSMVTAAKEVGQTYSGHVSVFVGIRHALEAGYGTVDHVDGYVEGLVPDTLGLDPESNGFFGVDWVPYADMGLLDELIQKTLANKVAIVPTQSLFDRWISTKSADVLLAEPEMIYMSKQTRANWKRSKESFLSGPTFSEANANRLNEIRKVMIKKMHEAGVPIILGSDAPQVFNVPGFSAHHELKSMIDCGLTPYEALKAGTVNSAVFFNQKGKFGEVSEGASADLVLVKANPLDDIANMSKIQWVMVRGKLLDRQFIDGELAKIAALYEE, encoded by the coding sequence ATGAAACCTTTGAAATTCATCTTTCTATTCTTGTTCGTTTTTTTCATTTTCAGTTGCGGCACCGATCCCAACGTTGGTGAAGGCTATGACTATGCTATCACCAATGTTAACCTGATCACCATGACCTCCGATAAGGTGGTAACCGGCCAGGTTGTGTACGTGAAAGATGGTGTGATTCAAAAAATAGTGAATGAAAAGCATTTCATGCCTAGCCAGGCGGCCACTATTATAGATGCGAAAGAAGCCTATCTGGTGCCGGGCCTTACCGAGATGCATGCGCACATACCCCCGCCGGGCCCGGGCCCCGATAAAACGCTTGAAACGCTCTTCCTTTATCTTTCTCAGGGCGTCACCACCATTAGGGGCATGCTTGGCCATCCTGAACATTTGAAGCTCAGGGAGCAGGTAATGGCGGGGGAAATACTCGGGCCCAGGATTTTCACTTCAGGCCCCTCTTTCAATGGGAATAGTGTGCCCACCGGAGCGTCGGCAGTGAAACTGGTGAAAGAGCAAAAGGAGATGGGCTATGATTTCATGAAGCTGCACCCTGGCATTAAGCTGTCGGTTTTTGATTCCATGGTGACGGCAGCCAAAGAGGTTGGGCAGACTTACAGCGGACATGTATCGGTGTTTGTTGGCATACGCCATGCGCTGGAGGCAGGGTATGGCACAGTGGATCATGTCGACGGCTATGTGGAAGGCTTGGTGCCCGACACGCTGGGGTTGGATCCGGAAAGCAATGGGTTCTTTGGTGTCGACTGGGTGCCTTATGCTGACATGGGCCTTCTGGATGAACTGATTCAGAAGACATTGGCCAACAAGGTGGCAATAGTGCCTACTCAGTCATTGTTTGACCGCTGGATATCAACCAAATCGGCTGATGTGTTGCTGGCGGAACCGGAAATGATTTACATGTCGAAGCAGACCAGGGCCAACTGGAAAAGGTCAAAAGAGAGCTTTTTGAGCGGCCCAACTTTTAGCGAAGCCAATGCCAACAGACTTAATGAGATCAGGAAAGTAATGATCAAAAAGATGCACGAGGCTGGTGTGCCCATTATTCTGGGGTCTGATGCGCCGCAGGTATTTAACGTGCCCGGGTTCTCGGCTCACCACGAGCTCAAGTCGATGATCGACTGTGGGTTGACTCCTTACGAAGCTTTGAAAGCAGGAACGGTTAATAGTGCGGTATTTTTTAATCAAAAAGGAAAGTTTGGGGAGGTGAGTGAAGGTGCTTCGGCCGACCTGGTGCTGGTGAAGGCGAATCCGTTGGATGACATTGCCAATATGAGCAAGATTCAGTGGGTGATGGTGAGGGGCAAACTGCTGGACAGGCAGTTTATCGACGGCGAGTTGGCGAAGATTGCTGCTTTGTATGAGGAATAG